Proteins from one Pseudomonas sp. KBS0710 genomic window:
- the azu gene encoding azurin, whose translation MFAKIVAVSLLTLASGQLLAAECAVTVDSTDQMSFNTKEITIDKSCKKFTVNLEHSGSLPKNVMGHNWVLSSAADMPGVASDGMAAGIDKNYLKDGDTRIIAHTKIIGAGEKDSVTFDVSKLVAGTDYAFFCSFPGHISMMKGTVVVK comes from the coding sequence ATGTTTGCCAAAATCGTTGCTGTTTCCCTGCTGACACTGGCGAGCGGCCAGTTGCTTGCTGCAGAGTGCGCGGTCACTGTTGATTCCACCGACCAGATGTCCTTCAACACCAAAGAAATCACCATCGACAAGAGCTGCAAGAAGTTCACCGTGAACCTTGAGCACTCCGGCAGCTTGCCGAAAAACGTCATGGGCCATAACTGGGTGCTGAGTTCCGCCGCCGACATGCCTGGCGTTGCCAGCGACGGCATGGCCGCCGGTATCGACAAGAACTACCTCAAAGACGGCGACACCCGCATCATCGCCCACACCAAGATCATTGGTGCTGGCGAGAAAGATTCGGTGACCTTCGATGTGTCGAAACTGGTTGCGGGCACGGATTACGCGTTCTTCTGCTCGTTCCCGGGCCACATCTCGATGATGAAAGGCACTGTGGTAGTCAAGTAA
- a CDS encoding transglutaminase family protein, whose amino-acid sequence MSARYQIFHDTHYHYDSPVSLAQQLAHLWPRPCAWQRCSSQQLDISPQPSSRRDELDVFGNPITRLAFERPHDELLVNAGLTVEVLARPALDFQQSPAWDQTRDSLTYSSQVLSPDMLEACRYRFESPYVHLKNTFVEFSESCFAPGVPLLLGVQALMQKIFSEFTFDAEATQVATPLVEVLERRRGVCQDFAHLMLACLRSRGLAARYISGYLLTQPPPGQPRLIGADASHAWVSVFCPVAGWVDFDPTNNVQPALEHITLAWGRDFSDVSPLRGVILGGGNHDPEVRVTVMPLE is encoded by the coding sequence ATGAGTGCGCGCTACCAGATTTTTCACGATACCCATTACCACTACGACAGCCCGGTGTCCCTGGCCCAGCAGTTGGCGCACCTGTGGCCGCGGCCGTGCGCGTGGCAGCGCTGCAGTTCCCAGCAATTGGATATCAGCCCGCAGCCGTCGTCGCGCCGTGATGAGCTGGACGTGTTCGGTAACCCGATCACCCGGCTGGCGTTCGAACGGCCCCATGATGAATTGCTGGTGAATGCGGGGCTGACCGTGGAAGTGCTGGCGCGGCCGGCGCTGGATTTCCAACAGTCACCGGCCTGGGACCAGACCCGCGACAGCCTGACCTACAGCAGCCAGGTGCTGTCGCCTGACATGCTCGAAGCCTGCCGTTATCGCTTCGAGTCGCCCTACGTACACCTGAAGAACACCTTCGTCGAGTTCTCCGAAAGTTGCTTCGCGCCAGGCGTGCCCTTGCTGCTGGGCGTGCAGGCCCTGATGCAGAAAATCTTCAGCGAATTCACCTTCGATGCCGAAGCCACCCAGGTCGCCACGCCCTTGGTGGAAGTGCTGGAACGCCGACGCGGCGTTTGCCAGGACTTCGCCCACCTGATGCTCGCGTGCCTGCGCTCGCGGGGCCTGGCGGCGCGTTACATCAGCGGCTACCTGCTGACCCAGCCACCGCCCGGCCAGCCACGGCTGATCGGCGCCGATGCATCCCACGCGTGGGTCTCGGTGTTTTGCCCGGTGGCGGGCTGGGTGGATTTTGATCCGACAAACAACGTGCAGCCTGCACTCGAGCACATCACCTTGGCCTGGGGCCGTGACTTCTCGGATGTGTCGCCGTTGCGGGGGGTGATTCTGGGAGGAGGGAACCATGACCCGGAAGTTCGGGTGACGGTGATGCCGCTGGAGTAA
- a CDS encoding circularly permuted type 2 ATP-grasp protein, with product MPDLLDRYPLTAGTYHELLDDSGAVRAHWQRLLDHLQRSTPVQLAQRQALLTRQIQENGVTYNVYADPKGADRPWELDLLPHVLAADEWQHLSAGIAQRARLLNAVLADLYGPQRLIKEGLLPAELVFGHNNFLWPCQGIQPPDGAFLHLYAVDLARTPDGRWWVTADRTQAPSGAGYALENRTIVSRAFPDLYRDLQVQHLTGFFRTLQETLARQAPGDDQPPLIVLLTPGRFNESYFEHLYLARQLGYPLVEGGDLTVRDSTVFLKTLSGLRRVHAIMRRLDDDFCDPLELRTDSALGVPGLLDAVRQGNVLVANALGSGVLESPGLLGFLPKINEFLFGEELILPSIATWWCGEAPVLAEALEKLPELLIKPAFPSQSFAPVFGRDLNDEQRLALSERMRARPYAYVAQELAQLSQAPVWHTVDDHLQHRAIGMRVYAVASADGYRVLPGGLTRVAAEADAEVVSMQRGGASKDTWVLGDRAVGGEHWRAQRAIGVHDLVRRDPYLPSRVVENLFWFGRYCERCDDSARWLRIVLARYVDGDDPQALQAAVELGETLRLLPEEGELPERLLAALLGDDWPSSLRANLQRLQWAASQVRGKLSRENWQALVELQREALELESETPDFGELLDFLNRLVMSLAALSGFALDDMTRDEGWRFLMMGRRIERLQFLSSSLAAFLRGVAVFDQAGLEWLLELGNSSITYRSRYLAVPQLIPVLDLLLLDEQNPHAVLFQLKLVSRTLRRLNDDFGVPRETGLAPLVERLSRFDLGCLENPLFGESSVRAALDGLADLLQAVADESGQVSDRLALRHFAHVDDVSQQTVSV from the coding sequence ATGCCCGATTTGCTCGACCGTTACCCGCTCACTGCGGGCACCTATCACGAACTGCTCGACGACAGTGGCGCGGTGCGTGCCCATTGGCAGCGCCTGCTCGATCACCTGCAACGCAGTACGCCCGTGCAACTGGCCCAGCGCCAGGCGTTGCTGACCCGGCAGATCCAGGAAAACGGCGTTACCTACAACGTCTACGCCGACCCCAAGGGCGCCGACCGCCCGTGGGAGCTGGACTTGCTGCCCCATGTGCTGGCCGCCGATGAGTGGCAGCACCTGTCGGCCGGCATCGCCCAGCGGGCGCGGTTGCTCAATGCCGTGCTGGCCGACCTGTACGGCCCTCAGCGCCTGATCAAGGAAGGTTTGCTCCCGGCCGAACTGGTGTTTGGGCACAACAACTTCCTGTGGCCGTGCCAGGGCATTCAACCGCCGGACGGCGCGTTTCTGCACCTGTATGCCGTGGACCTGGCGCGCACCCCGGATGGCCGTTGGTGGGTCACCGCCGACCGTACCCAGGCGCCCTCGGGCGCAGGTTACGCGCTGGAAAACCGCACCATCGTGTCCCGCGCATTCCCGGATCTGTACCGTGATTTGCAGGTTCAACACCTCACCGGTTTCTTCCGTACGCTCCAGGAAACCCTGGCCCGCCAGGCGCCCGGTGATGACCAGCCGCCGCTGATCGTGCTGCTCACGCCGGGGCGTTTCAACGAAAGCTATTTCGAACACCTCTACCTCGCACGCCAACTCGGCTACCCGCTGGTAGAAGGCGGCGACCTCACGGTGCGCGACAGCACGGTGTTCCTCAAAACCCTCAGCGGCCTGCGCCGGGTGCACGCGATCATGCGGCGCCTGGATGACGATTTCTGTGACCCGCTGGAACTGCGCACGGACTCAGCCCTGGGCGTGCCCGGCCTGCTGGACGCGGTGCGTCAGGGCAATGTGCTGGTGGCCAATGCCTTGGGCAGCGGCGTGCTGGAGTCGCCCGGTTTGCTCGGCTTTCTGCCGAAGATCAACGAGTTCTTGTTTGGTGAGGAACTGATCCTGCCGTCCATCGCCACCTGGTGGTGCGGCGAGGCGCCGGTGCTGGCCGAAGCCTTGGAAAAACTGCCGGAATTGCTGATCAAACCGGCGTTCCCCTCGCAAAGTTTCGCACCGGTGTTTGGTCGCGATTTGAACGACGAACAACGCCTGGCCCTGTCCGAGCGCATGCGTGCGCGGCCTTACGCCTATGTGGCCCAAGAGCTGGCGCAACTGTCCCAGGCACCGGTGTGGCACACCGTCGACGACCATCTGCAACACCGCGCCATCGGCATGCGCGTGTACGCGGTGGCCAGCGCTGACGGCTACCGCGTATTGCCCGGTGGCCTGACTCGTGTGGCGGCGGAGGCGGATGCCGAAGTGGTGTCGATGCAACGCGGTGGCGCGAGTAAAGACACCTGGGTACTGGGCGACCGCGCCGTCGGCGGCGAGCATTGGCGCGCACAACGGGCGATTGGCGTGCACGACCTGGTGCGCCGCGACCCTTATCTACCGTCGCGCGTGGTGGAAAACCTGTTCTGGTTTGGCCGTTACTGCGAGCGCTGTGATGACAGCGCGCGCTGGCTGCGCATTGTGCTGGCGCGCTATGTCGATGGCGACGACCCGCAAGCCCTGCAGGCCGCTGTCGAGCTGGGCGAGACCTTGCGCTTGTTGCCGGAGGAGGGCGAGCTGCCCGAGCGCCTGCTTGCCGCCTTGCTTGGTGATGACTGGCCGTCGAGCCTGCGCGCCAACCTGCAGCGCTTGCAGTGGGCGGCGTCCCAGGTGCGCGGCAAGTTGTCTCGCGAGAACTGGCAAGCGCTGGTGGAGTTGCAGCGCGAAGCCCTGGAGCTGGAAAGCGAGACCCCGGATTTTGGCGAGTTGCTGGATTTCCTCAACCGCTTGGTGATGTCCCTGGCGGCCTTGTCCGGCTTCGCCCTGGATGACATGACCCGCGACGAAGGCTGGCGCTTTTTGATGATGGGCCGGCGTATCGAGCGCCTGCAATTTCTCAGCAGCAGCCTCGCCGCGTTCCTGCGTGGCGTGGCGGTGTTTGATCAGGCCGGGCTGGAATGGCTGCTGGAGCTGGGCAACAGCAGCATCACCTATCGCTCGCGCTACCTGGCAGTGCCGCAACTGATCCCGGTGCTCGACTTGTTGCTGCTCGATGAACAGAACCCCCACGCGGTGTTGTTCCAGTTGAAGCTGGTCAGCCGCACCCTGCGGCGTCTCAATGATGACTTTGGGGTGCCACGGGAAACCGGTTTGGCGCCGTTGGTGGAGCGCCTGTCGCGGTTTGACCTGGGTTGCCTGGAGAACCCGTTGTTCGGTGAGTCCAGTGTGCGCGCCGCGTTGGATGGCCTGGCGGACCTGCTGCAAGCGGTCGCCGATGAAAGCGGGCAAGTGTCGGATCGCCTGGCGTTGCGCCACTTTGCCCATGTGGATGATGTCAGCCAGCAAACGGTGTCGGTGTGA
- a CDS encoding DUF2126 domain-containing protein has product MSIHVALHHVTHYRYDRAVELGPQIVRLRPAAHSRTRILSYALKVLPEQHFINWQQDPQGNYLARLVFPEKTDELRIEVDLVAEMAVFNPFDFFLEPYAEKIPFSYAADEQRELAPYLETLPLTPKFAAYLAGIDRTPLPAVDFLVGLNQRLAADIGYLIRMEPGVQTPEFTLGAASGSCRDSAWLLVQLLRNLGLAARFVSGYLIQLTADVKALDGPSGTEVDFTDLHAWCEVYLPGAGWIGLDATSGLFAGEGHIPLACSPDPSSAAPISGLVEPCECEFTHEMSVERIWEAPRVTKPYTEEQWLAIQALGRQIDADLLKDDVRLTMGGEPTFVSIDDPDGAEWNTAALGPDKRRLSAELFQRMRAHYAPKGLVHFGQGKWYPGEQLPRWSLNCYWRRDGVPIWHNSALIADEQQDYGADGAMAGRFLASVAERLKLPARFVFPAFEDNFYYLWREGALPQNVTAQDPRLSDDLERERLRKVFSQGLDKVIGQVLPLARTPANDRWQSGRWYLRDNHCRLVPGDSPLGYRLPLASQPWVTAAEYPFVHPTDPNQDQPELPTTAQLHSHGTPAPSDERVPKVDESADWLTRTALCAEAREGRLYLFMPPLERVEDYLELVAAIEATAEELHCPVLLEGYEPPFDTRLSNFRVTPDPGVIEVNVQPSATWDELVERTEFLYEEARQTRLTTEKFMIDGRHTGTGGGNHFVLGGATPKDSPFLRRPDLLRSLISYWHNHPSLSYLFSGLFIGPTSQAPRVDEARNDALYELEIAFAQMPEPGEECPPWLVDRLLRNLLIDVTGNTHRAEFCIDKLYSPDGATGRLGLLELRAFEMPPHARMSLTQQLLLRALVARFWREPYAPPKLARWGTELHDRFLLPHFIEQDFADVIVELNAAGYPLRAEWFAPHLAFRFPKVGDYAVSGIELELRQALEPWHVLGEEGAVGGTVRYVDSSLERLQVKLSGLAPQRYLLTCNGIPVPLQPTGRIGEFVAGVRYRAWQPANCLQPTIAVHAPLVFDLLDTWMQRSLGGCQYHVAHPGGRNYDSLPVNANEAESRRMARFFRLGHSPGKLPVPPLVINDELPMTLDLRRFPNKK; this is encoded by the coding sequence GTGTCGATTCATGTCGCGTTGCACCACGTTACGCATTACCGCTACGACCGCGCTGTCGAACTCGGCCCACAGATCGTGCGCTTGCGCCCGGCTGCCCATAGCCGCACGCGGATCTTGTCTTATGCGCTCAAAGTGCTGCCTGAGCAGCACTTCATCAATTGGCAGCAGGACCCGCAGGGCAATTACCTGGCGCGCTTGGTATTCCCGGAAAAGACCGACGAGCTGCGCATCGAAGTAGACCTCGTTGCCGAAATGGCGGTGTTCAACCCGTTCGACTTTTTCCTCGAGCCCTACGCCGAAAAAATCCCCTTCAGCTACGCCGCCGATGAGCAGCGCGAGCTGGCGCCGTACCTGGAAACCTTGCCGCTGACGCCTAAGTTTGCCGCCTACCTGGCGGGTATTGACCGCACGCCGCTGCCGGCGGTGGATTTTCTGGTAGGCCTCAATCAGCGCCTGGCGGCCGACATCGGCTATTTGATCCGCATGGAGCCGGGCGTACAAACCCCGGAATTCACCTTGGGCGCCGCGTCCGGCTCTTGTCGTGATTCGGCCTGGCTGCTGGTGCAACTACTGCGCAACCTGGGGCTGGCGGCGCGGTTTGTGTCGGGCTACTTGATCCAGCTCACCGCCGACGTCAAAGCCCTTGATGGCCCGTCCGGCACCGAAGTCGACTTTACCGACCTGCACGCCTGGTGCGAGGTGTATTTGCCCGGCGCGGGCTGGATCGGCCTGGACGCCACCTCCGGGCTGTTCGCCGGTGAAGGGCATATCCCATTGGCCTGTAGCCCTGACCCTTCGTCCGCCGCACCAATCAGCGGGCTGGTGGAACCCTGCGAGTGCGAATTCACCCACGAGATGTCGGTGGAGCGCATTTGGGAAGCGCCGCGTGTCACCAAGCCCTACACCGAAGAGCAATGGCTGGCGATCCAGGCGTTGGGCCGGCAGATCGACGCCGACCTGCTCAAGGATGACGTACGCCTGACCATGGGCGGCGAGCCGACCTTCGTCTCCATCGACGACCCCGACGGCGCTGAGTGGAATACCGCGGCCCTCGGGCCGGATAAGCGCCGGCTGTCCGCCGAGCTGTTCCAGCGCATGCGTGCCCATTACGCGCCCAAAGGCCTGGTGCATTTTGGCCAGGGCAAGTGGTACCCCGGCGAGCAACTGCCGCGCTGGTCGCTCAATTGCTACTGGCGCCGCGACGGCGTGCCGATCTGGCACAACAGCGCGCTGATCGCCGACGAACAACAGGACTATGGCGCTGATGGCGCGATGGCTGGGCGCTTCCTCGCCAGTGTCGCCGAACGCCTTAAGCTGCCGGCACGTTTTGTGTTCCCGGCTTTCGAAGACAACTTCTACTACCTGTGGCGCGAGGGTGCGCTGCCGCAAAACGTCACCGCCCAGGATCCACGCCTGAGTGATGACCTGGAGCGCGAGCGCCTGCGCAAAGTGTTCAGCCAAGGCCTGGATAAAGTCATAGGCCAAGTGCTGCCGCTGGCGCGCACGCCAGCCAATGACCGCTGGCAGAGTGGGCGCTGGTACCTGCGTGACAACCACTGCCGTCTGGTGCCGGGCGACTCGCCGCTGGGTTACCGCCTGCCGTTGGCCTCGCAACCGTGGGTGACGGCGGCGGAATACCCATTTGTGCATCCCACCGACCCGAATCAGGATCAGCCGGAACTGCCGACCACCGCGCAACTGCACAGCCATGGCACGCCTGCGCCGAGTGATGAGCGCGTGCCCAAGGTCGACGAGTCCGCCGACTGGCTGACCCGCACCGCCTTGTGCGCCGAAGCACGGGAAGGGCGCTTGTACCTGTTTATGCCGCCGCTGGAACGCGTCGAGGATTACCTGGAGTTGGTGGCCGCCATCGAAGCCACCGCCGAAGAGCTGCATTGCCCGGTGTTGCTGGAAGGTTACGAGCCGCCGTTCGATACGCGCTTGAGCAACTTCCGGGTCACGCCGGATCCGGGTGTGATCGAGGTCAATGTGCAGCCGTCCGCGACTTGGGATGAGCTGGTGGAACGCACCGAGTTCCTCTACGAAGAGGCGCGGCAAACCCGCCTGACCACCGAAAAGTTCATGATCGACGGGCGCCACACCGGCACCGGCGGTGGTAACCATTTTGTGCTGGGCGGCGCGACGCCGAAAGACTCACCGTTCCTGCGCCGCCCGGATTTGCTGCGCAGCCTGATCAGTTACTGGCATAACCATCCGTCCTTGTCGTATCTGTTTTCCGGGCTGTTTATCGGCCCGACCTCCCAGGCGCCACGGGTGGATGAAGCGCGTAACGACGCGCTGTATGAGCTGGAAATCGCCTTCGCACAAATGCCCGAACCTGGCGAGGAATGCCCACCGTGGCTGGTCGACCGGCTGTTGCGCAACCTGCTGATCGATGTGACCGGCAATACTCATCGCGCCGAATTCTGCATCGACAAACTCTATTCGCCCGATGGCGCCACCGGCCGCCTGGGCCTGCTGGAATTGCGCGCATTTGAAATGCCGCCCCATGCGCGCATGAGCCTCACCCAGCAATTGCTGCTGCGCGCTTTGGTCGCGCGTTTCTGGCGCGAACCCTATGCACCGCCAAAACTGGCGCGCTGGGGCACTGAGCTGCACGACCGCTTTTTGCTGCCGCACTTTATCGAGCAGGATTTTGCCGACGTGATCGTTGAGCTCAACGCCGCCGGTTACCCGCTGCGCGCCGAATGGTTTGCCCCGCACCTGGCGTTTCGTTTCCCCAAGGTCGGCGACTATGCCGTCAGCGGCATCGAACTGGAGTTGCGTCAGGCGTTGGAGCCTTGGCACGTGCTGGGCGAAGAAGGCGCCGTGGGGGGCACGGTGCGTTACGTGGACTCGTCCCTGGAGCGCTTGCAGGTGAAGTTGAGCGGCTTGGCGCCGCAACGCTATCTGCTGACTTGCAACGGCATCCCGGTACCGTTGCAGCCGACCGGGCGTATCGGCGAGTTCGTCGCCGGCGTGCGCTATCGCGCCTGGCAACCGGCCAACTGTTTGCAACCGACCATCGCGGTGCACGCGCCGTTGGTGTTCGACTTGCTCGATACCTGGATGCAACGCTCGCTGGGCGGTTGCCAGTACCACGTCGCGCATCCGGGTGGGCGCAATTACGACAGCTTGCCGGTGAATGCCAATGAAGCAGAGAGCCGGCGCATGGCGCGGTTTTTCCGCTTGGGGCATAGCCCTGGCAAGCTGCCTGTGCCGCCTTTGGTGATTAACGATGAACTACCGATGACCCTGGATTTGCGGCGTTTCCCCAATAAGAAATGA